The Rhododendron vialii isolate Sample 1 chromosome 8a, ASM3025357v1 genome has a window encoding:
- the LOC131335313 gene encoding mitogen-activated protein kinase kinase kinase 20-like codes for MKRKKEEEDGQRKEVKQRSVCDAYGGDGVAWFRGGMIGQGSFGSVYLANSKKPNSKYGCFPPLMAVKSAEVSVSGTIQKEREVLSNIGMHPNIIGCFGEEITTGENGEMVYNLLLEYGSGGTLADLIEKAGGCGLPESHVKRYARSILLGLNHIHGRGYVHCDLKPGNILLVPKSCGFGGTEFKPKIGDFGLAKRAKQSNNKKRKVDPFYWRGTPMYLSPEVVVDNVQEPPSDIWAFGCIVLEMITGKPPWVGKGDLDGEELLRLIGQGHESPKIPDELSKDMRQFLKGCFSRKTMFRLTADMLLNHSFVEGLVDDFDVVEEEDGYLDADEIDSSFMLYETDDECSDSSLSGDCSFVSEEELFLSSWFEEGHEIDNDGLSSFGEEEILEVQESADIAGSTVDDLVDTSKQVPNNTMQQRAIGFTIPAGG; via the coding sequence atgaaaaggaagaaagaagaagaagacggtCAGCGTAAGGAGGTGAAGCAGAGGAGTGTCTGTGATGCCTACGGTGGGGATGGGGTGGCCTGGTTTAGGGGTGGAATGATTGGCCAAGGAAGTTTTGGGTCTGTTTATTTGGCCAATTCTAAGAAACCCAACTCCAAATATGGCTGCTTTCCTCCTCTGATGGCCGTGAAATCGGCCGAAGTCTCTGTTTCCGGCACAATTCAGAAGGAAAGGGAGGTTTTGAGCAACATTGGAATGCACCCGAATATAATTGGGTGTTTTGGGGAAGAGATTACCACGGGCGAAAATGGCGAGATGGTCTATAACTTGTTGCTGGAGTATGGGTCTGGTGGAACCCTAgctgatttgattgagaaagcCGGTGGTTGCGGATTGCCTGAGTCTCATGTGAAGCGCTACGCCAGGTCTATTCTTCTAGGGCTCAATCATATTCATGGGCGTGGGTACGTTCACTGCGATTTGAAGCCGGGTAATATATTGCTTGTGCCTAAGAGCTGTGGTTTTGGTGGCACCGAATTCAAGCCGAAGATTGGGGATTTTGGGTTGGCGAAGAGGGCGAAGCAGAGTAATAACAAGAAGAGGAAGGTTGATCCGTTTTACTGGAGAGGTACTCCTATGTATCTATCACCTGAAGTAGTAGTTGATAATGTACAAGAGCCTCCTTCTGATATTTGGGCTTTTGGGTGTATTGTGCTTGAGATGATAACCGGAAAGCCTCCGTGGGTTGGAAAGGGAGATTTGGATGGGGAGGAGCTTCTTCGTCTGATTGGCCAAGGTCACGAATCACCTAAAATTCCGGATGAGTTATCAAAAGATATGAGGCAGTTTTTGAAGGgttgtttttcgaggaagaccATGTTTAGATTGACGGCTGATATGCTATTGAATCACTCATTTGTTGAAGGGTTAGTTGACGATTTTGATGTAGTTGAGGAGGAAGATGGGTACTTAGATGCGGATGAGATTGATTCCTCGTTTATGTTATACGAGACTGATGATGAGTGCAGTGACTCCTCACTTTCTGGGGATTGTAGCTTTGTATCTGAAGAGGAactcttcctttcttcttgGTTCGAAGAGGGGCATGAGATTGACAATGATGGGCTTTCTAGTTTTGGCGAAGAAGAGATATTGGAAGTTCAAGAAAGTGCGGACATTGCAGGCTCCACCGTAGATGATTTGGTTGATACGTCAAAACAGGTCCCAAATAACACCATGCAGCAGCGTGCCATTGGTTTTACCATTCCAGCTGGTGGTTAG
- the LOC131335315 gene encoding zinc finger BED domain-containing protein RICESLEEPER 2-like → MSDHELDYELEMDDIDDDDDDVMDDAAEFDIPQNAELNDDQVPEIETKIESKKIVGSISNKRAACWKHFYFITPENHPKPRAACKWCRKDYACHSKLNGTKSLTHHLKFQCLNYPMSKKFTGSRQKQLSFQKKEHNGETSADLVPMTFSVDACKRALAKKIIIDELPFSFVEGEGFKQFIEVVQPMWKPPGRLVMAKNCMLIYGEEKMALKQIVKHQRLCLTTDTWTSVQNLNYMCLTGHFIDDNWKYQKKILNFCVVPNHKGDTLGRMVEQCLLDWGIDKFLTVTVDNASSNSLLIAYLERKTKHRKTTILNHEFLHVRCSAHILNLIVREGLQEIDDPIGRVRNIVRYVRSSPSRMAEFWSCVEKEGITCRLKPCLDVSTRWNYTYFMLERALTYQKAFDRLCDDPSFKLNVREEEIDEAFDDVDGFEGMGRIIEIEKRKKKRGRGRKENVGAPTSSDWGKIKLYVKFLRVFYLATLKFSGSLYVTCNVFFDEMVLIQQDIVKLCETDDSELRDMALGMREKFDKYWGDFDKINQMLMFAVVLDPRCKIGFFEYCFRNTLGYDKTVVGELTDNITNGITRLFEWYVKNNANSNVRSQEVGGSSDKGDLDGVEMEIGSHKSLKSQFKMHMQKETNMACKSNWKSILRKQVRMIVTNLMFCVGGS, encoded by the exons ATGTCTGACCATGAGCTTGACTATGAGCTTGAG ATGGATgatattgatgatgatgatgatgatgttatGGATGATGCTGCTGAGTTTGATATTCCTCAGAATGCTGAATTAAACGATGATCAAGTGCCTGAAATTGAAACTAAGATTGAGTCGAAAAAGATTGTTGGTAGTATTAGTAATAAGAGGGCTGCTTGTTGGAAACATTTTTACTTTATTACCCCAGAAAATCATCCGAAACCTAGGGCTGCATGCAAATGGTGTCGAAAGGATTATGCATGTCATTCGAAGCTCAATGGTACAAAATCACTTACTCATCATCTAAAGTTTCAGTGTTTGAATTATCCCATGAGCAAGAAATTCACGGGTAGTAGGCAAAAACAacttagttttcaaaaaaaggaaCACAATGGCGAAACAAGTGCAGACCTTGTGCCTATGACCTTCAGTGTTGACGCATGTAAAAGAGCACTAGCGAAAAAGATAATAATTGATGAATTGccattttcatttgttgagggTGAAGGATTCAAACAGTTTATTGAAGTTGTTCAACCAATGTGGAAGCCTCCTGGTAGGCTTGTGATGGCCAAGAACTGCATGCTTATTTATGGGGAGGAGAAAATGGCATTGAAACAAATAGTTAAGCATCAAAGGTTGTGTCTTACAACGGACACTTGGACTTcagtccaaaatttgaattacaTGTGTCTTACGggacattttattgatgacAATTggaaatatcaaaagaaaattctgaatttttgcGTAGTTCCTAATCACAAGGGTGATACTCTTGGTAGGATGGTTGAACAATGCTTGTTGGATTGGGGGATTGATAAGTTTTTAACTGTTACGGTTGATAATGCATCATCGAATAGTCTTTTGATTGCTTACTTGGAGAGAAAGACCAAACATAGGAAGACCACAATTTTAAATCACGAGTTCTTGCATGTGAGATGTTCAGCACATATCTTGAATCTAATCGTACGTGAGGGATTGCAAGAGATTGATGACCCAATTGGAAGGGTGCGAAATATTGTAAGATATGTGAGGTCTTCCCCTTCTAGAATGGCAGAGTTTTGGTCTTGTGTTGAAAAGGAGGGCATTACATGTAGACTTAAACCTTGTTTGGATGTGTCTACTCGTTGGAACTATACATATTTTATGTTGGAGAGGGCTTTAACTTATCAAAAGGCTTTTGATCGTTTATGTGATGACCCGTCCTTCAAATTAAATGTAAGAGAGGAAGAGATTGATGAGGCGTTTGATGATGTTGATGGTTTTGAGGGTATGGGTAGAATAATTGaaattgagaaaagaaagaaaaagagagggagagggcgGAAGGAAAATGTTGGGGCTCCAACTTCAAGTGATTGGGGAAAAATCAAGTTGTATGTAAAGTTTCTTCGAGTGTTTTACCTTGCAACTTTGAAATTTTCGGGTTCTTTGTATGTTacttgcaatgttttttttgatgaaatggtGTTGATTCAACAAGATATTGTGAAGTTGTGTGAAACCGATGATAGTGAATTGCGTGATATGGCACTTGGTATGCGTGAGAAGTTTGATAAGTATTGGGGAGATTTTGATAAGATTAATCAAATGTTGATGTTTGCGGTTGTTCTTGACCCTCGTTGCAAAATTGGGTTTTTTGAATATTGCTTTCGAAATACTTTGGGATATGATAAGACGGTGGTTGGTGAGTTGACGGATAATATAACAAATGGAATTACCCGTTTATTTGAATGGTATGTGAAGAATAATGCAAACTCGAATGTGCGTAGTCAAGAGGTTGGGGGATCATCGGACAAAGGAGATTTGGATGGAGTTGAAATGGAGATTGGTAGTCATAAATctttgaaatctcaatttaagaTGCACATGCAAAAGGAAACTAACATGGCATGCAAATCAAATTGGAAAAGTATCTTGCGGAAGCAAGTGAGGATGATAGTGACAAATTTGATGTTTTGCGTTGGTGGAAGTTAA
- the LOC131335312 gene encoding proline-rich extensin-like protein EPR1 yields the protein MQRKMKTPVSKAFLLVLLFAFLGSEARILPEIQLDILIQFVPTVSSLPSSPPSQETTPTDDYGRHGRPQPPSPTSPSAPSPIKEVLPRPLLNAKTTTYGRPSNPPPPSPREAPPTDEVSVTMTDCVWAASTGLGLEISTPNPSLAST from the exons ATGCAGAGGAAAATGAAGACACCCGTGAGTAAAGCTTtccttcttgttcttctctttgCTTTTCTAGGATCTGAGGCAAGAATTCTGCCAG AAATACAACTTGACATATTGATTCAGTTTGTCCCAACAGTCTCATCTCTACCCTCATCACCACCTAGTCAAGAAACAACACCAACCGACGATTACGGAAGGCACGGGAGGCCGCAACCGCCCTCGCCAACGTCACCTTCAGCTCCGTCGCCAATCAAAGAGGTACTACCAAGGCCATTGCTTAATGCTAAAACAACTACTTACGGAAGGCCCTCGAATCCACCACCTCCGTCTCCAAGAGAGGCACCACCAACCGACGAGGTATCTGTAACGATGACCGATTGTGTCTGGGCAGCCAGTACTGGACTGGGGCTTGAAATTTCAACACCAAATCCCAGCTTGGCCTCAACCTGA
- the LOC131335310 gene encoding PIGF/3-ketodihydrosphingosine reductase fusion protein: MERKKKMQQQAVNGNDAVQSPSPSSSPWQAFLVHLLSGLGLASALGVAHKFYSVNLVSDPLHTLRLIWVIEAPIVILIYSMFRSNPKQCSYWKAVGRGILGLPVGAVVNALGAIALGAPVGPKYFLKTVNWSLLMSLFTVVPAASVFGSSWTDWIRLFGHTKPSGSIDYMICLPAHGAVIGAWFGAWPMPLDWDRPWQEWPICVSYGAIAGCLIAMMASFGLVLLRGERQHFKGE, encoded by the exons atggagaggaagaagaagatgcagcAGCAGGCCGTCAATGGAAACGACGCCGTACAATCACCGTCCCCATCTTCATCGCCATGGCAAGCCTTTCTGGTGCATCTTCTATCCGGATTAGGGCTTGCGTCAGCTTTGGGGGTGGCCCACAAGTTCTACTCCGTCAATCTCGTCTCCGATCCTCTTCATACGCTCCGCCTTATATGG GTTATTGAAGCCCCAATTGTGATTCTTATTTACAGTATGTTCCGGAGTAATCCAAAACAATGCTCG TATTGGAAAGCTGTAGGACGTGGCATTTTGGGGCTTCCTGTTG GGGCGGTAGTGAACGCGCTTGGAGCTATTGCGTTGGGAGCTCCTGTTGGCCCTAA GTATTTCCTCAAGACCGTTAACTGGTCACTATTGATGTCATTGTTTACT GTTGTCCCTGCAGCTTCTGTTTTTGGTTCGTCATGGACAGACTGGATACGATTATTTGGACACACGAA GCCAAGTGGATCTATTGATTACATGATCTGTCTACCTGCTCATGGAGCTGTTATTGGAGCTTGGTTTGGGGCTTGGCCCATGCCACTTGATTGGGATAGGCCATGGCAG GAATGGCCTATTTGCGTGAGTTATGGGGCTATCGCCGGGTGCTTGATTGCAATGATGGCATCTTTCGGCCTTGTTCTCCTCCGTGGTGAACGGCAGCATTTCAAAGGAGAATAA